In Arthrobacter sp. CJ23, the genomic window AGCATGGCCAACACGTTGTAGTCGAACAGCGACAACTTGCCCGCCGACTGGAGCTGCGTATCCAGCGCGGCGGGAAGCAGGGTGTTGATGCTCAGCAGGGCCAGCCAGGCGCGGCGTTCGTCGGCGTTGAGCCAGCGTGGTTCGGTCATGGCTCCATCTTAGGAGACGGGGTTGCTTGGCGGTTCAACCGTTCCGGCAGGAGACACGGGGCGGGATCAGGGCAGGGCGGTAGGCTGGCGGCATGTTCGTAGTTGCACTGACCTACAAGGTTCCCGACGAGATCGTCGATTTCCACCGCCCCGCCCATATGGCCTGGGTCAAGGAAGCGTTCGACGCCGGCATCTTCCTCGCGTCCGGGCGCATGGTTCCGGCGGTGGGCGGGGTGCTGTTGTCCAATGCGGACCGTGCCGCCCTGGATGCCTCACTGGCCCAGGATCCCTTCTACAGCAACGGCGTGGCCGAGTTCGAGGTCATCGAGTTCACCGCCACCAGCGTGGCCGAAGGATACGAAAACCTGCTGGACTGAGCGTTGACGCCTGGGGCGGGACGGTGGGCCGTTCGATTCCCGGCGGACCGCCCGTTCCGACAACGGGTCAGTGCGGCCCGTCCTGGCGCTGCTGCATCAGTTTCTTCAGTCCGCCCTTGCGCGGGACTTTTACCGGTTCAGGCCAGCGCGGGCTCAGCGAGTCGCCCAGGGTGACGCCGCGGAGTTTGCGGCCGAACAGGGGCAGGACCCAGTCGTTCACCCAGCGGCGCTGCCGGCGTTCCCATTCCCGCAGGCTGATCCGGGCTGGCGGTTCCCAGTCCTTGGGAGTGAACTTGTGCGGCACGCCGAGATGGTCCAGGACCTGGGCCGCGAGGTATTTGTGGCCGGCCTTGGACATGTGGAGCCGGTCCGCTGCCCACATGCGGCGGTCGTGGAAGGCGTCGAAGCACCAGTAGTCCACCAGGACGGCGTCGTAGCTGGCGGCCAGCTGCCGGACCCGCTCGTTGTAGAGGGTGTTGCGCTTCTTGAACGGCTCCAGCACGGCGGAAACCTTGACGTCGAACCCCGTGAACAGGACCAGCGTGGCACCCGTTCCCGCGAGCCTGGCGACCAGGAGCTCGTAGTCGTCCATGAGCGCATCCATGTCCGTGCCGAAATCAAGAAGGTCGTTCCCCCCGGCGTACAGCGTGACAAGGCTTGGTTCCATGGCGAGCGCCGCCTCAAGCTGCTCGTCGATGATCTGGCGCAGCCGCTTGCTGCGCACAGCCAGATTGGCGTACTCCCAGCCCGGTTGTGCCTTGGCCAACTTCTCCGCAACCCGGTCAGCCCACCCCCGGACCCCATTGGGCAGGAGCGGGTTCCAGTCCCCCACCCCCTCGGTAAAGGAATCTCCGAGCGCGACAAACCGCCGTCGCCCGTTCTGGTCCGCCCCAAGAAGATCCCGCACCCCGCCACCCTACCCACCCCAATCAACCGCAAGGGAACAGCGAGCTTAACGAACGGGGACGGATCCAACGGCAAAGGCAAGGGGCGGAAAGGTGACAAACGCACCAGCCGCAGCCGGTGCTTTGCAGGGAGCGCATCGCCGACCAGAGCGAAGCGAAGGTCGCCCAGCGACCGCAGCGGAGCGGCGGAAGGAAGAGAGGGCCCGAGGGCCCCGAACTGAGCTTGCGAAGTTTGGGAAGGGGCCGAACGCTAAGCGACCGCAAAGTAGCGGCGAAGGCGAAGCCGCAACGGCCGCCGTCGCGCGCTAAGCGTGACGGAGGAGAGGGACGGCCTTACAGCTCCGCTTTGCCCTGCCGCCAGTACCCCATGAACGCAACCTGCTTCCGGTCGATCCCGACGTCGCGCACCAGGTACCGGCGCATTTCCTTGATGACGCCTGCTTCGCCCGCTATCCAGGCGTA contains:
- a CDS encoding YciI family protein; protein product: MFVVALTYKVPDEIVDFHRPAHMAWVKEAFDAGIFLASGRMVPAVGGVLLSNADRAALDASLAQDPFYSNGVAEFEVIEFTATSVAEGYENLLD
- a CDS encoding SGNH/GDSL hydrolase family protein, producing the protein MRDLLGADQNGRRRFVALGDSFTEGVGDWNPLLPNGVRGWADRVAEKLAKAQPGWEYANLAVRSKRLRQIIDEQLEAALAMEPSLVTLYAGGNDLLDFGTDMDALMDDYELLVARLAGTGATLVLFTGFDVKVSAVLEPFKKRNTLYNERVRQLAASYDAVLVDYWCFDAFHDRRMWAADRLHMSKAGHKYLAAQVLDHLGVPHKFTPKDWEPPARISLREWERRQRRWVNDWVLPLFGRKLRGVTLGDSLSPRWPEPVKVPRKGGLKKLMQQRQDGPH